From Plodia interpunctella isolate USDA-ARS_2022_Savannah chromosome 18, ilPloInte3.2, whole genome shotgun sequence, a single genomic window includes:
- the LOC128677543 gene encoding cholinesterase 2 isoform X1, which yields MIVHFFYTELKSKSRNETFADHVSPVTLAMKWVALLSLIFANVVQQPTPVLRTEAGLVRGSVSDDGRFYQYTGIPYARVDRRNRFQAPLPAPSWEGIFEASNENTWCPQTYRSVVIGDTDCLKLNVYTPVDARPGQLMPVMVFIHGGCFFEGSGSNFYYGGDFLVQHGVVYVGINYRLSVEGFLCLGIKEAPGNAGLKDQIAALKWIKRNIKAFGGDPDSVTLFGESAGAVSTSFLILSPAAKGLFHKAILQSGSSFAPWGLQHDPVDTASKLVKEFGFDTKDPYEIYSILSNKTASELVSAIKYSEKKNWITADILFVPCVEKTIPGVEPIVTKHPGRIIKSGNYTKIPMIIGYNDNEGIFFVSKDFGTSLKEIDVLSPLQPDLVFPNEVERNATADKIMKHYFSSDEEDKVMNMVDLYSDVHFKYPTVVESQLYAKTSEEKIYYYLFKYNGYMNMPKLISMFGGRGGASHADELFYIFRPRGFPLPHRYLENKMIKRMVTMWTNFAKYSDPTPSTSKLLPFRWQPSREQNPIALVIDRRLSTAPLWEPAPVAFWNETYKKYRRKGY from the exons ATGATAGTTCATTTCTTTTATACTGAATTGAAGTCAAAGTCTAGAAATGAGACGTTTGCAG ATCATGTCTCCCCCGTAACCCTGGCGATGAAGTGGGTGGCGCTGCTGTCGCTGATCTTCGCGAACGTGGTGCAACAGCCGACGCCGGTGCTGCGCACCGAGGCCGGGCTCGTGCGCGGCAGCGTCAGCGACGACGGCCGCTTCTACCAGTACACCGGCATCCCGTATGCCAGGGTCGACCGGAGGAACCGATTCCAG GCTCCCCTGCCTGCCCCGTCATGGGAAGGCATCTTCGAAGCCTCGAACGAGAACACGTGGTGCCCGCAGACCTATCGCTCCGTGGTTATCGGCGACACCGACTGCCTCAAGCTCAACGTCTACACGCCCGTCGACGCCAGGCCTGGCCAGCTCATGCCCGTCATGGTCTTCATCCACGGAGGATGCTTCTTCGAAGGCAGCGGCTCCAATTTCTACTACGGCGGAGATTTCCTCGTGCAACATGGTGTGGTCTACGTAGGCATTAACTATAGACTCAGCGTCGAAGGCTTCCTTTGTCTCGGAATAAAGGAAGCGCCGGGAAACGCTGGCTTGAAAGATCAAATTGCTGCGCTGAAATGGATCAAACGAAATATTAAAGCATTTGGTGGAGATCCTGATAGCGTAACTTTGTTTGGGGAAAGCGCTGGGGCTGTGTCTACTTCGTTCTTGATTTTGTCGCCAGCTGCTAAAGGACTTTTCCACAAAGCAATCCTGCAAAGTGGATCTTCGTTTGCACCTTGGGGACTGCAACACGATCCAGTGGACACAGCCAGTAAACTAGTCAAAGAATTCGGATTCGATACCAAAGATCCTTACGAAATATACAGTATTCTTTCTAATAAGACTGCCAGTGAATTAGTGTCAGCCATAAAATattctgaaaagaaaaattggaTTACAGCCGATATATTATTCGTGCCATGTGTTGAGAAAACCATCCCTGGTGTTGAACCTATAGTAACCAAGCATCCTGGAAGAATCATCAAATCAGGAAACTACACAAAGATACCTATGATCATAGGATATAATGACAATGAGGGGATATTTTTCGTCAGTAAAGATTTCGGGACAAGCTTGAAGGAAATCGACGTGTTGTCGCCGCTTCAGCCAGACTTGGTGTTTCCGAATGAAGTGGAAAGAAATGCGACTGCTGACAAGATAATGaagcattatttttcttctgatGAAGAAGATAAAGTAATGAACATGGTGGATTTGTATTCGGATGTACACTTTAAGTATCCCACAGTTGTGGAATCGCAGTTGTACGCAAAGACGAGTGAGGAGaagatatattattacctGTTTAAATACAATGGGTACATGAATATGCCAAAGCTGATATCAATGTTTGGGGGCAGGGGTGGGGCGTCCCACGCTGACGAGCTGTTCTATATATTCCGGCCACGAGGGTTCCCGCTACCGCACCGATATCTAGAAAACAAGATGATAAAACGGATGGTCACCATGTGGACTAACTTTGCCAAATACAG TGACCCAACCCCCAGCACATCCAAGCTGCTCCCGTTTCGCTGGCAGCCGAGCCGGGAACAGAATCCGATCGCGCTGGTCATCGACCGGCGGCTGTCCACCGCGCCGCTTTGGGAGCCGGCGCCGGTTGCCTTCTGGAACGAAACCTACAAGAAGTACAGGCGGAAAGGATACTGA
- the LOC128677543 gene encoding cholinesterase 2 isoform X2 yields the protein MKWVALLSLIFANVVQQPTPVLRTEAGLVRGSVSDDGRFYQYTGIPYARVDRRNRFQAPLPAPSWEGIFEASNENTWCPQTYRSVVIGDTDCLKLNVYTPVDARPGQLMPVMVFIHGGCFFEGSGSNFYYGGDFLVQHGVVYVGINYRLSVEGFLCLGIKEAPGNAGLKDQIAALKWIKRNIKAFGGDPDSVTLFGESAGAVSTSFLILSPAAKGLFHKAILQSGSSFAPWGLQHDPVDTASKLVKEFGFDTKDPYEIYSILSNKTASELVSAIKYSEKKNWITADILFVPCVEKTIPGVEPIVTKHPGRIIKSGNYTKIPMIIGYNDNEGIFFVSKDFGTSLKEIDVLSPLQPDLVFPNEVERNATADKIMKHYFSSDEEDKVMNMVDLYSDVHFKYPTVVESQLYAKTSEEKIYYYLFKYNGYMNMPKLISMFGGRGGASHADELFYIFRPRGFPLPHRYLENKMIKRMVTMWTNFAKYSDPTPSTSKLLPFRWQPSREQNPIALVIDRRLSTAPLWEPAPVAFWNETYKKYRRKGY from the exons ATGAAGTGGGTGGCGCTGCTGTCGCTGATCTTCGCGAACGTGGTGCAACAGCCGACGCCGGTGCTGCGCACCGAGGCCGGGCTCGTGCGCGGCAGCGTCAGCGACGACGGCCGCTTCTACCAGTACACCGGCATCCCGTATGCCAGGGTCGACCGGAGGAACCGATTCCAG GCTCCCCTGCCTGCCCCGTCATGGGAAGGCATCTTCGAAGCCTCGAACGAGAACACGTGGTGCCCGCAGACCTATCGCTCCGTGGTTATCGGCGACACCGACTGCCTCAAGCTCAACGTCTACACGCCCGTCGACGCCAGGCCTGGCCAGCTCATGCCCGTCATGGTCTTCATCCACGGAGGATGCTTCTTCGAAGGCAGCGGCTCCAATTTCTACTACGGCGGAGATTTCCTCGTGCAACATGGTGTGGTCTACGTAGGCATTAACTATAGACTCAGCGTCGAAGGCTTCCTTTGTCTCGGAATAAAGGAAGCGCCGGGAAACGCTGGCTTGAAAGATCAAATTGCTGCGCTGAAATGGATCAAACGAAATATTAAAGCATTTGGTGGAGATCCTGATAGCGTAACTTTGTTTGGGGAAAGCGCTGGGGCTGTGTCTACTTCGTTCTTGATTTTGTCGCCAGCTGCTAAAGGACTTTTCCACAAAGCAATCCTGCAAAGTGGATCTTCGTTTGCACCTTGGGGACTGCAACACGATCCAGTGGACACAGCCAGTAAACTAGTCAAAGAATTCGGATTCGATACCAAAGATCCTTACGAAATATACAGTATTCTTTCTAATAAGACTGCCAGTGAATTAGTGTCAGCCATAAAATattctgaaaagaaaaattggaTTACAGCCGATATATTATTCGTGCCATGTGTTGAGAAAACCATCCCTGGTGTTGAACCTATAGTAACCAAGCATCCTGGAAGAATCATCAAATCAGGAAACTACACAAAGATACCTATGATCATAGGATATAATGACAATGAGGGGATATTTTTCGTCAGTAAAGATTTCGGGACAAGCTTGAAGGAAATCGACGTGTTGTCGCCGCTTCAGCCAGACTTGGTGTTTCCGAATGAAGTGGAAAGAAATGCGACTGCTGACAAGATAATGaagcattatttttcttctgatGAAGAAGATAAAGTAATGAACATGGTGGATTTGTATTCGGATGTACACTTTAAGTATCCCACAGTTGTGGAATCGCAGTTGTACGCAAAGACGAGTGAGGAGaagatatattattacctGTTTAAATACAATGGGTACATGAATATGCCAAAGCTGATATCAATGTTTGGGGGCAGGGGTGGGGCGTCCCACGCTGACGAGCTGTTCTATATATTCCGGCCACGAGGGTTCCCGCTACCGCACCGATATCTAGAAAACAAGATGATAAAACGGATGGTCACCATGTGGACTAACTTTGCCAAATACAG TGACCCAACCCCCAGCACATCCAAGCTGCTCCCGTTTCGCTGGCAGCCGAGCCGGGAACAGAATCCGATCGCGCTGGTCATCGACCGGCGGCTGTCCACCGCGCCGCTTTGGGAGCCGGCGCCGGTTGCCTTCTGGAACGAAACCTACAAGAAGTACAGGCGGAAAGGATACTGA